TTCCTCTTTTAAGCATCCCGGGTCCCAGCTCCGCATCATTAAACGGCCTGGCCGCCTTCAGGTTATATTGAATGAGAAGACCGGGCTCAAACACGCGGCCAAAGCGTTTGACCGATTTAAGAAAGTCTGCATAAAATCCCTGTATATTTTTTTTGGCCACCAGACCTTCTTCGATGGACATGTCGCGAAGCACCGCCATCACTTTGGCTACATCGATATCGTTCGGACACCGTGTGGTGCATGCCTGGCAACAGGCGCACTGCCATATCGCCTGAGACGA
This genomic stretch from Desulfobacterales bacterium harbors:
- a CDS encoding 4Fe-4S dicluster domain-containing protein; this encodes YQCGNCSASCNYTYVYDYPVHQIMRLIQLGQKKPALSSQAIWQCACCQACTTRCPNDIDVAKVMAVLRDMSIEEGLVAKKNIQGFYADFLKSVKRFGRVFEPGLLIQYNLKAARPFNDAELGPGMLKRGKLPFFPYRSRDIKQVSGIFERFEAYKKEQKQPE